A stretch of the Actinomyces faecalis genome encodes the following:
- the frr gene encoding ribosome recycling factor, with translation MIDDVMLEAEEKMEAALDAAKRELASIRTGRANPSMFSSIVVDYYGAPTPLQQLASITIPEARTVIVSPFDRGAMKEITSAIRESDLGVNPTDDGTVIRVTLPALTEERRKDYVKLARSRAEESRIQVRGIRGRSKKELEAIKKDGEAGEDEVKRAEGELDALTKRFVEAVDAALAVKEAELLEV, from the coding sequence ATGATCGACGACGTCATGCTCGAGGCCGAAGAGAAGATGGAAGCGGCACTGGACGCCGCCAAGCGTGAGCTCGCCTCCATCCGCACCGGCCGAGCCAACCCCTCTATGTTCAGCTCGATCGTGGTCGACTACTACGGTGCCCCCACTCCGTTGCAGCAGCTGGCCTCGATCACGATCCCCGAGGCCCGTACGGTGATCGTCAGCCCCTTCGACCGTGGAGCGATGAAGGAGATCACCTCCGCGATCCGCGAGTCGGACCTGGGTGTCAACCCCACCGACGACGGCACGGTCATCCGTGTCACCCTGCCGGCCCTGACCGAGGAGCGCCGCAAGGACTACGTCAAGCTTGCCCGCTCGCGCGCCGAGGAGTCCCGCATCCAGGTGCGTGGCATCCGTGGCAGGTCGAAGAAGGAGCTGGAGGCCATCAAGAAGGACGGCGAGGCCGGGGAGGACGAGGTCAAGCGCGCCGAGGGCGAGCTTGACGCCCTGACCAAGCGCTTCGTCGAGGCCGTCGACGCCGCGCTGGCGGTCAAGGAGGCTGAGCTGCTGGAGGTCTGA
- a CDS encoding phosphatidate cytidylyltransferase, which yields MTVLSTLLTPPPTRNRAPLPATGRAGRNLPAALGVAAVLIGVLLASLLVDKVLFVGLVVIAVCGALWELAGAFARKDIRLPLAPLWIGTVGVAVCAWTIGAEAALGAYIATAGACVLWCFLDQAEAETGTDLEAGDHDGVPRTPAHDAVRRSRSVAACAAVFAATYLPLLAGFAVLLASQDHGVGKVLTLIALPAANDTGGWLAGITFGRHPMAPSVSPKKSWEGFAGSLLAAVGAGCLCLWLLGEPVWAGAVLGAVVVVVSTLGDLGESLLKRDLGLKDMGTLLPGHGGIMDRLDSILVAAPVVYLASLLLG from the coding sequence ATGACCGTGCTGTCCACGCTGCTGACCCCGCCGCCGACCCGTAACCGTGCACCGCTGCCCGCCACCGGGCGCGCAGGGCGCAACCTGCCCGCTGCGCTCGGGGTGGCGGCGGTGCTCATCGGCGTCCTTCTGGCGTCCCTGCTGGTGGACAAGGTCCTGTTCGTCGGGCTGGTCGTCATCGCCGTGTGCGGCGCCCTGTGGGAGCTGGCCGGGGCCTTCGCGCGCAAGGACATCCGTCTGCCGCTGGCCCCGCTGTGGATCGGTACGGTGGGCGTCGCCGTGTGCGCATGGACCATCGGGGCTGAGGCCGCTCTCGGGGCCTACATCGCTACCGCAGGCGCGTGCGTGCTGTGGTGCTTCCTCGACCAGGCCGAGGCTGAGACCGGCACCGACCTTGAGGCGGGCGACCACGACGGCGTGCCTCGCACCCCCGCTCACGACGCGGTCCGGCGCTCACGCTCCGTGGCGGCCTGTGCCGCCGTCTTCGCCGCGACCTACCTGCCCCTGCTGGCAGGCTTCGCCGTCCTGCTGGCCTCGCAGGACCACGGGGTCGGCAAGGTCCTGACGCTTATCGCGCTGCCGGCTGCCAACGACACCGGAGGCTGGCTGGCCGGCATCACCTTCGGCCGTCATCCGATGGCCCCGAGCGTGTCGCCGAAGAAGTCCTGGGAGGGTTTCGCCGGCTCGCTCCTGGCTGCGGTGGGAGCAGGCTGCCTGTGCCTGTGGCTGCTGGGGGAGCCGGTCTGGGCCGGGGCGGTGCTCGGCGCCGTCGTCGTGGTCGTCTCCACGCTCGGGGACCTAGGCGAGTCCCTGCTCAAGCGGGACCTGGGCCTGAAGGACATGGGCACCCTGCTTCCCGGGCACGGAGGCATCATGGACCGGCTCGACTCCATCCTCGTGGCCGCTCCGGTGGTCTACCTCGCCAGCCTGCTGCTGGGCTGA
- the dxr gene encoding 1-deoxy-D-xylulose-5-phosphate reductoisomerase, which translates to MSSVVGVAQGGARRLVLLGSTGSIGTQALEVVSRLAQGHEGPAPQVAGLAAGGGHLELLAEQAVAYEVPLLAVASTDPEAETRLRGYLDRASRQAGQPDPVRKVLTGPTAASDLIEAAGLGEHDTVLNGVTGSVGLVPTLTALASGATLALANKESLVVGGALVRQAVRRPGQIVPVDSEHSAIAQCLRSGLHEKGLTSPVLTGRSEVRRLVLTASGGPFRGRRRSELSKVTAAQALAHPTWAMGPVVTVNSSTLVNKGLELIEAHLLFDVDPADITVAVHPQSVIHSMVELVDGATIAQASPPDMRLPIALGLTWPARADLSGLVVPNSWQAPARWDFEPLDAQTFPAVDLARHAVASSATHPAVLNAANEQTVASFLDGRLAWTDIVDIDAAVVAEHQGTPAAGLTLDAVLEAETWARERAEQLIAQHRIA; encoded by the coding sequence GTGAGCAGCGTCGTGGGGGTGGCACAGGGCGGTGCACGTCGGCTGGTCCTGCTGGGCTCAACCGGCTCCATCGGGACCCAGGCCCTTGAGGTCGTCTCGCGCCTGGCCCAGGGGCACGAAGGGCCCGCCCCTCAGGTAGCGGGTCTGGCAGCCGGAGGAGGCCACCTGGAGCTGCTCGCCGAGCAGGCGGTGGCCTACGAGGTGCCGCTTCTCGCCGTCGCCTCGACGGATCCCGAGGCGGAGACGCGGCTACGTGGCTACCTTGACCGTGCCTCGCGGCAGGCGGGACAGCCCGATCCTGTCCGCAAGGTCCTGACCGGCCCGACGGCGGCCAGCGACCTCATCGAGGCGGCCGGGCTGGGTGAGCACGACACGGTCCTCAACGGCGTGACAGGCTCGGTCGGCCTGGTCCCGACGCTGACTGCCCTGGCCAGCGGCGCGACGCTCGCGCTGGCGAACAAGGAGTCCCTCGTCGTCGGTGGTGCGCTGGTGAGACAGGCCGTGCGCCGCCCCGGGCAGATCGTGCCGGTGGACTCTGAGCACTCGGCCATCGCACAGTGCCTGCGCTCCGGGCTGCACGAGAAGGGGCTGACCTCTCCCGTCCTGACCGGGCGCAGCGAGGTCCGCCGCCTCGTGCTCACGGCCTCGGGCGGGCCCTTCCGAGGCCGACGGCGCAGCGAGCTGAGCAAGGTGACGGCTGCCCAGGCCCTGGCCCACCCGACCTGGGCGATGGGCCCGGTCGTGACCGTCAACTCCTCGACGCTGGTCAACAAGGGCCTGGAGCTGATCGAGGCCCACCTGCTCTTCGACGTCGACCCGGCCGACATCACGGTCGCGGTCCACCCACAGTCCGTCATCCACTCCATGGTGGAGCTGGTCGACGGCGCCACCATCGCCCAGGCCTCCCCCCCGGACATGCGCCTACCGATCGCGCTGGGGCTGACCTGGCCGGCACGCGCCGACCTGTCTGGGCTGGTCGTCCCCAACAGCTGGCAGGCTCCCGCACGCTGGGACTTCGAGCCTCTGGACGCCCAGACCTTCCCCGCCGTCGACCTGGCTCGTCACGCGGTGGCGTCCTCAGCCACCCACCCGGCGGTCCTGAACGCTGCCAACGAGCAGACGGTCGCTTCCTTCCTGGACGGGCGCCTGGCGTGGACGGATATCGTCGACATCGACGCGGCGGTGGTGGCGGAGCACCAGGGCACGCCTGCCGCCGGCCTTACCCTCGACGCCGTGCTGGAGGCGGAGACCTGGGCGCGTGAGCGCGCCGAGCAGCTCATCGCCCAGCACCGGATCGCATGA
- the pyrH gene encoding UMP kinase: MTAQHQENATAQRPRRVLLKLSGEVFGGGAVGLDPDVVSDAAWQIAEAVRQGVQVAVVVGGGNFFRGAELSRRGLDRARADYMGMLGTVMNALALQDFIEKAGVPARVQSAIAMTQVAEPYIPLRAIRHLEKGRVVVFGAGAGLPYFSTDTVSAQRALESHCDELLVGKNGVDGVYTADPRQDPDARLLEHLTYERALADGLQVVDASAFALCRDNNLAMRVFGMGEAGNITRALLGEKIGTLVTTSE, encoded by the coding sequence ATGACCGCCCAGCATCAGGAGAACGCCACCGCACAACGCCCCCGTCGGGTCCTCCTCAAGCTCTCCGGTGAGGTCTTCGGCGGCGGCGCGGTCGGCCTGGACCCGGACGTCGTCTCCGACGCCGCCTGGCAGATCGCCGAGGCCGTGCGCCAGGGCGTGCAGGTCGCCGTCGTCGTCGGTGGCGGCAACTTCTTCCGTGGCGCCGAGCTCTCCCGCCGTGGCCTGGACCGGGCCCGGGCTGACTACATGGGCATGCTCGGCACCGTCATGAACGCCCTGGCCCTGCAGGACTTCATTGAGAAGGCCGGTGTCCCCGCCCGCGTCCAGTCCGCCATCGCGATGACGCAGGTCGCCGAGCCCTACATCCCGCTGCGAGCCATCCGCCACCTGGAGAAGGGCCGCGTGGTCGTCTTCGGCGCCGGCGCGGGCCTTCCCTACTTCTCCACCGACACCGTCTCCGCCCAGCGTGCGCTGGAGAGCCACTGCGACGAGCTGCTCGTGGGAAAGAACGGTGTCGACGGCGTCTACACCGCCGACCCCCGTCAGGACCCTGACGCCCGGCTCCTGGAGCACCTGACCTACGAGCGTGCCCTGGCGGACGGCCTGCAGGTCGTCGACGCCTCCGCCTTCGCCCTGTGCCGCGACAACAACCTGGCGATGCGCGTGTTCGGCATGGGCGAGGCCGGCAACATCACCCGGGCGCTGCTGGGTGAGAAGATCGGCACCCTGGTGACCACCTCCGAGTGA
- a CDS encoding DivIVA domain-containing protein gives MSDMFPRTGLMRRGYRAEQVDHYFATAHEIYDAGEVEEMDSEGVRTVAFDIVRGGYQPDAVDAALDRLEAAFLQRRRADFVAEHGRQAWMDQVAELATTLYPRLLRPAGERFSPAEHTGYAKQDVDALMDQVAAYFDSATTLTSSQVRGTVFAAARRSKAYDEASVDRYLARVVEVLLSVE, from the coding sequence ATGAGCGACATGTTCCCCAGGACGGGTCTGATGCGCCGGGGCTACCGGGCAGAGCAGGTCGACCACTACTTCGCTACCGCCCACGAGATCTATGACGCCGGCGAGGTCGAGGAGATGGACTCTGAGGGCGTGCGCACGGTCGCCTTTGACATCGTGCGTGGCGGCTACCAGCCTGACGCCGTCGACGCCGCGCTTGACCGCCTGGAGGCAGCCTTCCTCCAGCGTCGTCGTGCTGACTTCGTCGCCGAGCACGGGCGCCAGGCCTGGATGGACCAGGTCGCTGAGCTGGCCACGACCCTCTACCCGCGCCTGCTGCGTCCTGCGGGGGAGCGCTTCAGCCCGGCTGAGCACACTGGCTACGCCAAGCAGGACGTGGACGCCCTGATGGACCAGGTCGCCGCCTACTTCGACTCCGCCACGACGCTGACCTCCAGCCAGGTCCGCGGTACCGTCTTCGCCGCCGCACGGCGCTCCAAGGCCTATGACGAGGCCTCGGTGGACCGTTACCTCGCCCGCGTGGTCGAGGTCCTGCTGTCGGTCGAGTGA
- the rlmN gene encoding 23S rRNA (adenine(2503)-C(2))-methyltransferase RlmN, with protein MPTDQAPEGATTPDARPRLSFAVPVPKGKAPRHLADLDLAGRKAVLKDAGLPAFRADQLSRHYFTRFTRDAQDMTDLPASQREQMAAELLPDLIHEVRALRADGGRTIKHLWELHDGVRVESVLMRYRDRTTLCVSSQAGCGMACPFCATGQMGLTRNLSAGEIIEQVRHAAQVSERGDLTGGPARLSNVVFMGMGEPMINYKNVVAALRRLTSPAPEGFGMSARGITVSTVGLVPLIRKLATEGMPVTLAVSLHAPDDELRDELIPINSRWKVGELLDAAYDYYRTTGRRVSIEYALIKDMNDHAWRAQLLADELNVRGRGWAHVNPIPLNPTPGSIWTCSEPDVQERFVDTLRRAGITTTVRDTRGSDIDGACGQLATEVLNQERARTRR; from the coding sequence ATGCCCACCGACCAGGCCCCGGAGGGCGCGACCACGCCGGACGCCCGGCCGCGTCTTTCCTTCGCGGTCCCGGTTCCCAAGGGCAAGGCCCCGCGCCACCTGGCCGACCTCGACCTGGCCGGCCGCAAGGCCGTCCTCAAGGACGCCGGTCTGCCCGCGTTCCGGGCCGACCAGCTCTCACGGCACTACTTCACCCGCTTCACCCGCGACGCGCAGGACATGACCGACCTGCCCGCCTCCCAGCGTGAGCAGATGGCCGCCGAGCTCCTTCCTGACCTCATCCACGAGGTGCGCGCCCTGCGGGCCGACGGCGGGCGCACGATCAAGCACCTGTGGGAGCTGCACGACGGCGTCCGGGTCGAGTCGGTCCTCATGCGCTACAGGGACCGCACCACCTTGTGCGTGTCCTCCCAGGCCGGCTGCGGCATGGCCTGCCCCTTCTGCGCCACCGGGCAGATGGGGCTGACCCGTAACCTGTCAGCTGGCGAGATCATCGAGCAGGTGCGTCACGCCGCCCAGGTCTCGGAGCGCGGGGACCTCACCGGAGGGCCGGCGCGCCTGTCCAACGTCGTCTTCATGGGCATGGGCGAGCCGATGATCAACTACAAGAACGTCGTCGCTGCCCTGCGGCGGCTCACCTCCCCGGCGCCTGAGGGATTCGGCATGTCCGCCCGTGGCATCACGGTCTCGACGGTCGGGCTCGTCCCGCTGATCCGCAAGCTCGCCACCGAGGGGATGCCGGTGACGCTGGCGGTGTCCCTGCACGCCCCGGACGACGAGCTGCGCGACGAGCTCATCCCGATCAACTCCAGGTGGAAGGTGGGCGAGCTGCTCGACGCTGCCTACGACTACTACAGGACCACTGGTCGCCGGGTGTCTATCGAGTACGCCCTCATCAAGGACATGAACGACCACGCCTGGCGCGCGCAGCTGCTCGCGGACGAGCTCAACGTCCGAGGCCGTGGCTGGGCCCACGTCAACCCCATCCCGCTCAACCCGACGCCCGGATCGATCTGGACCTGCTCGGAGCCGGACGTTCAGGAGCGGTTCGTGGATACACTTCGGCGGGCGGGGATCACCACGACGGTGCGTGACACCCGCGGCAGCGACATCGACGGCGCCTGTGGCCAGCTGGCCACGGAGGTGCTCAACCAGGAGAGGGCAAGGACAAGGCGATGA